The Pan paniscus chromosome 1, NHGRI_mPanPan1-v2.0_pri, whole genome shotgun sequence genome has a segment encoding these proteins:
- the PRCC gene encoding proline-rich protein PRCC isoform X1, translated as MSLVAYASSDESEPDEAEPEPEEEEAVAPTSGPALGGLFASLPAPKGPALLPPPPQMLAPAFPPPLLLPPPTGDPRLQPPPPLPFGLGGFPPPPGVSPAEAAGVGEGLGLGLPSPRGPGLNLPPPIGGAGPPLGLPKPKKRKEPVKIAAPELHKGDSDSEEDEPTKKKTILQGSSEGTGLSALLPQPKNLTVKETNRLLLPHAFSRKPSDGSPDTKPSRLASKTKTSSLAPVVGTTTTTPSPSAIKAAAKSAALQVTKQITQEEDDSDEEVAPENFFSLPEKAEPPGVEPYPYPIPTVPEELPPGTEPEPAFQDDAANAPLEFKMAAGSSGAPWMPKPGDDYSYNQFSTYGDANAAGAYYQDYYSGGYYPAQDPALVPPQEIAPDASFIDDEAFKRLQGKRNRGREEINFVEIKGDDQLSGAQQWMTKSLTEEKTMKSFSKKKGEQPTGQQRRKHQITYLIHQAKERELELKNTWSENKLSRRQTQAKYGF; from the exons ATGTCGCTGGTTGCTTACGCCAGCAGCGATGAGAGCGAGCCGGATGAGGCTGAGCCCGAGCCGGAGGAAGAGGAGGCGGTGGCTCCTACATCTGGGCCCGCTTTAGGGGGCTTGTTCGCTTCTCTCCCTGCGCCCAAGGGTCCGGCCTTGCTGCCTCCGCCCCCTCAGATGCTGGCGCCAGCCTTTCCCCCGCCGCTGTTGCTTCCCCCACCCACCGGAGACCCCAGGCTTCAGCCTCCTCCCCCCTTGCCCTTCGGCCTGGGAGGCTTCCCCCCACCTCCAGGCGTGAGCCCGGCTGAAGCGGCGGGAGTTGGGGAGGGACTGGGATTGGGGTTGCCCTCGCCCCGAGGCCCTGGCCTCAATCTGCCCCCTCCAATTGGCGGTGCCGGTCCCCCGCTGGGGCTTCCCAAgccaaagaagaggaaagagcCCGTGAAGATCGCGGCGCCGGAGTTGCATAAGGGAGAT tcaGATTCTGAGGAAGATGAACccacaaagaagaaaactatcCTTCAG GGATCCAGTGAGGGGACTGGTTTGTCTGCCTTGCTTCCCCAACCTAAAAACCTGACTGTGAAAGAGACTAACAGGTTGCTCCTGCCCCATGCCTTCTCCCGCAAACCCTCGGATGGCTCCCCTGATACTAAGCCCTCCAGACTGGCTTCTAAGACCAAGACTTCCTCTCTTGCCCCTGTTGTGGGCACCACAACCACCACTCCGTCGCCCTCTGCTATCAAGGCTGCTGCCAAGAGTGCTGCCCTGCAGGTGACAAAGCAGATCACGCAGGAGGAAGACGACAGTGATGAGGAAGTAGCCCCCGAAaactttttctccctccctgaaAAGGCTGAGCCACCTGGAGTTGAGCCATACCCTTACCCCATCCCCACTGTCCCTGAAGAGCTGCCTCCAGGCACGGAACCAGAGCCGGCTTTCCAGGACGATGCAGCCAATGCCCCCCTTGAATTCAAGATGGCAGCAGGCTCAAGTGGGGCCCCTTGGATGCCTAAGCCTGGGGACGACTACAGCTACAATCAGTTTTCCACATATGGCGATGCCAATGCCGCTGGTGCTTATTATCAG GATTATTACAGTGGTGGCTACTATCCTGCACAGGACCCGGCCCTGGTCCCCCCCCAGGAAATTGCCCCAGATGCCTCCTTCATCGATGACGAAGCA tttaaGCGGCTGCAGGGCAAGAGGAACCGAGGGAGAGAAGAAATCAACTTTGTGGAGATCAAAGGTGATGACCAGCTCAGTGGGGCCCAGCAATGGATGACTAAGTCATTGACAGAAGAGAAAACCATGAAGTCATTCAGCAAA AAGAAAGGTGAGCAGCCAACAGGCCAGCAGCGGCGGAAACACCAGATCACATATCTTATTCATCAG GCCAAGGAGCGGGAGCTGGAACTGAAGAACACCTGGTCAGAGAACAAGCTCAGCCGCCGTCAGACCCAAGCCAAATACGGATTCTAG
- the PRCC gene encoding proline-rich protein PRCC isoform X2 gives MSLVAYASSDESEPDEAEPEPEEEEAVAPTSGPALGGLFASLPAPKGPALLPPPPQMLAPAFPPPLLLPPPTGDPRLQPPPPLPFGLGGFPPPPGVSPAEAAGVGEGLGLGLPSPRGPGLNLPPPIGGAGPPLGLPKPKKRKEPVKIAAPELHKGDSDSEEDEPTKKKTILQGSSEGTGLSALLPQPKNLTVKETNRLLLPHAFSRKPSDGSPDTKPSRLASKTKTSSLAPVVGTTTTTPSPSAIKAAAKSAALQVTKQITQEEDDSDEEVAPENFFSLPEKAEPPGVEPYPYPIPTVPEELPPGTEPEPAFQDDAANAPLEFKMAAGSSGAPWMPKPGDDYSYNQFSTYGDANAAGAYYQFKRLQGKRNRGREEINFVEIKGDDQLSGAQQWMTKSLTEEKTMKSFSKKKGEQPTGQQRRKHQITYLIHQAKERELELKNTWSENKLSRRQTQAKYGF, from the exons ATGTCGCTGGTTGCTTACGCCAGCAGCGATGAGAGCGAGCCGGATGAGGCTGAGCCCGAGCCGGAGGAAGAGGAGGCGGTGGCTCCTACATCTGGGCCCGCTTTAGGGGGCTTGTTCGCTTCTCTCCCTGCGCCCAAGGGTCCGGCCTTGCTGCCTCCGCCCCCTCAGATGCTGGCGCCAGCCTTTCCCCCGCCGCTGTTGCTTCCCCCACCCACCGGAGACCCCAGGCTTCAGCCTCCTCCCCCCTTGCCCTTCGGCCTGGGAGGCTTCCCCCCACCTCCAGGCGTGAGCCCGGCTGAAGCGGCGGGAGTTGGGGAGGGACTGGGATTGGGGTTGCCCTCGCCCCGAGGCCCTGGCCTCAATCTGCCCCCTCCAATTGGCGGTGCCGGTCCCCCGCTGGGGCTTCCCAAgccaaagaagaggaaagagcCCGTGAAGATCGCGGCGCCGGAGTTGCATAAGGGAGAT tcaGATTCTGAGGAAGATGAACccacaaagaagaaaactatcCTTCAG GGATCCAGTGAGGGGACTGGTTTGTCTGCCTTGCTTCCCCAACCTAAAAACCTGACTGTGAAAGAGACTAACAGGTTGCTCCTGCCCCATGCCTTCTCCCGCAAACCCTCGGATGGCTCCCCTGATACTAAGCCCTCCAGACTGGCTTCTAAGACCAAGACTTCCTCTCTTGCCCCTGTTGTGGGCACCACAACCACCACTCCGTCGCCCTCTGCTATCAAGGCTGCTGCCAAGAGTGCTGCCCTGCAGGTGACAAAGCAGATCACGCAGGAGGAAGACGACAGTGATGAGGAAGTAGCCCCCGAAaactttttctccctccctgaaAAGGCTGAGCCACCTGGAGTTGAGCCATACCCTTACCCCATCCCCACTGTCCCTGAAGAGCTGCCTCCAGGCACGGAACCAGAGCCGGCTTTCCAGGACGATGCAGCCAATGCCCCCCTTGAATTCAAGATGGCAGCAGGCTCAAGTGGGGCCCCTTGGATGCCTAAGCCTGGGGACGACTACAGCTACAATCAGTTTTCCACATATGGCGATGCCAATGCCGCTGGTGCTTATTATCAG tttaaGCGGCTGCAGGGCAAGAGGAACCGAGGGAGAGAAGAAATCAACTTTGTGGAGATCAAAGGTGATGACCAGCTCAGTGGGGCCCAGCAATGGATGACTAAGTCATTGACAGAAGAGAAAACCATGAAGTCATTCAGCAAA AAGAAAGGTGAGCAGCCAACAGGCCAGCAGCGGCGGAAACACCAGATCACATATCTTATTCATCAG GCCAAGGAGCGGGAGCTGGAACTGAAGAACACCTGGTCAGAGAACAAGCTCAGCCGCCGTCAGACCCAAGCCAAATACGGATTCTAG